A genomic window from Mesorhizobium sp. 131-2-1 includes:
- a CDS encoding GNAT family N-acetyltransferase, with product MSSITIRAAITADLDRITEIYADAVTHGTASYELEPPSRAEMGSRFDSLTSGGFPYLVAEKDGAVLGYAYAGPFRPRPAYRFVVEDSVYVAPEAKGQGIGRLLMQGLIGATEAAGFRQIIAVIGDGHADSASVRLHEKLGFRHSGRLEGSGYKHGRWLDTVFMQLSLNGGAALPPDADSWPEKKFRERLSGN from the coding sequence ATGAGCAGCATCACGATCAGGGCCGCAATCACGGCCGACCTCGACCGGATTACGGAAATCTATGCCGACGCGGTGACCCACGGAACGGCAAGCTATGAGCTGGAGCCGCCGAGCCGGGCCGAGATGGGCAGCCGATTCGACAGCCTGACGAGCGGCGGCTTTCCCTATCTGGTGGCGGAAAAGGATGGCGCGGTGCTCGGCTATGCCTATGCCGGCCCGTTCCGGCCGCGTCCCGCCTATCGCTTCGTCGTCGAGGATTCGGTCTATGTCGCGCCCGAAGCCAAGGGCCAGGGCATTGGACGTCTCCTGATGCAAGGGCTGATCGGCGCAACCGAGGCGGCGGGCTTTCGCCAGATCATCGCCGTCATCGGCGACGGTCACGCCGACAGCGCCTCGGTGCGGCTGCACGAGAAGCTCGGCTTTCGCCATTCCGGTCGCCTCGAAGGCTCGGGCTACAAGCATGGACGCTGGCTGGACACCGTCTTCATGCAGTTGTCGCTGAATGGCGGGGCAGCGCTGCCGCCGGATGCGGATTCGTGGCCGGAGAAAAAATTTCGCGAGCGACTGAGTGGGAACTGA
- a CDS encoding DUF6471 domain-containing protein — MARKDDPATVEYETKAKNLLKAELKRKGVTYAQLAEKLAAIGVHENERNLNNKISRGGFTAAFLLQCLDVIQATDIRL; from the coding sequence ATGGCACGCAAGGACGACCCGGCTACCGTCGAATACGAAACGAAGGCCAAGAACCTTTTGAAAGCCGAATTGAAGCGCAAGGGCGTCACCTATGCCCAGCTCGCCGAGAAACTTGCTGCCATCGGCGTTCATGAAAACGAAAGAAATCTCAATAATAAGATAAGTCGCGGTGGCTTCACCGCCGCCTTTTTGCTACAGTGTTTGGACGTAATTCAGGCAACCGACATCCGGCTTTAA
- a CDS encoding Bax inhibitor-1/YccA family protein, translating to MADPIRNYQTRAVPGARVDADIDQGLRAYMIKVYNLMGLGLLITGLAAVGTIMLATTTDPASAVATLPNGEMLTSFGYAIFGSPLRWLVIFAPLAAVLFLSYRVQSMSVSAAQTTFWVYAGLVGLSLSSIFLVYTAASVSQTFFATAAAFGALSLYGYTTKRDLTAVGSFLIMGVFGLIIAMVINIFLQSSALSFAVSAIGVLIFAGLTAYDTQKIKEMYFDGDATDVAGRKAIMGALRLYLDFINLFMFLLQFMGDRR from the coding sequence ATGGCTGATCCCATTCGCAACTACCAGACGCGCGCCGTGCCCGGCGCCCGTGTCGATGCCGACATCGACCAGGGCCTGCGCGCCTACATGATCAAGGTCTACAATCTGATGGGGCTTGGCCTGCTCATCACCGGCCTTGCCGCGGTCGGCACGATCATGCTGGCCACCACCACGGACCCGGCCTCGGCGGTCGCAACGCTGCCGAACGGCGAGATGCTGACCTCCTTCGGCTATGCCATCTTCGGCTCGCCGCTGCGCTGGCTGGTCATCTTCGCCCCGCTCGCCGCCGTGCTGTTCCTGTCGTACCGCGTCCAGTCGATGAGCGTTTCGGCGGCGCAGACCACGTTCTGGGTCTATGCCGGTCTCGTCGGCCTGTCGCTGTCGTCGATCTTCCTGGTCTACACGGCCGCCAGCGTCTCGCAGACCTTCTTTGCCACGGCCGCCGCCTTCGGCGCGCTGTCGCTCTATGGCTATACCACCAAGCGCGACCTGACCGCGGTCGGCTCGTTCCTGATCATGGGCGTGTTCGGCCTGATCATCGCCATGGTGATCAACATCTTCCTGCAGTCCTCGGCGCTGTCCTTCGCGGTCTCCGCGATCGGCGTGCTGATCTTCGCTGGCCTGACCGCCTATGACACGCAGAAGATCAAGGAGATGTATTTCGATGGCGATGCCACGGATGTCGCCGGGCGCAAGGCCATCATGGGCGCGCTGAGGCTCTATCTCGACTTCATCAACCTGTTCATGTTCCTGCTGCAGTTCATGGGCGACCGCCGCTAA
- a CDS encoding IS5 family transposase: MARYDLSETEWQIVEPLLPPHGLGKKRVDDRRVVNGIFYVLRTGSPWRDLPERYGPYTTVYNRFNRWAKRGVWLAMFEALAAKSPQSLHLIDSSIIRAHQHAAGGKKGVRITPLAVLMAD; this comes from the coding sequence ATGGCACGCTACGATCTAAGCGAGACGGAATGGCAAATCGTGGAGCCGCTTCTGCCGCCGCACGGTTTGGGCAAGAAGCGGGTCGATGATCGGCGGGTGGTAAATGGCATATTTTACGTTTTGAGGACCGGATCGCCTTGGCGCGATCTGCCCGAACGGTATGGCCCCTACACCACGGTCTACAATCGCTTCAACCGCTGGGCCAAGAGAGGTGTCTGGTTGGCGATGTTTGAAGCCCTGGCGGCTAAGTCACCACAGTCTTTGCACTTAATCGACAGTTCGATAATCCGCGCTCACCAGCATGCCGCGGGCGGTAAAAAGGGGGTCCGGATAACGCCATTGGCCGTTCTCATGGCGGACTAA
- a CDS encoding ABC transporter permease, with translation MPLSRTLKLAVRFSLREMRGGLSGFLIFLACIALGVAAIGGVNSVAQAITAGVANQGQTLLGGDLRFQLNQRDTTPAERGFLNGLGAISHNASMRSMARLEDGSDQALVEAKAVDDAYPLYGALATEPAMPREALFAERSGVFGAAAPDLLFDRLKLKLGDRVKLGGATFELRARLVSEPDAVSDGFGFAPRLLVSTEGLSASGLVQPGSLVENAYKIRLPAGASEADLKAIQDQAAKAFPEAGWSVRTRSNAAPALSSNIERFSQFLTLVGLTALVVGGVGVANAVRAYLDGKRGVIATFKSLGASGGFVFTVYLVQILLIAGLGIVAGLILGALMPFAASAALQSVIPVPAEGGFYPGALAMAALFGLLVTLAFALLPLGRARDVPATALFREMGFESRGFPRLPYVAAAVGIALFLAALAILFSGDRRIASIFVGATLFAFLVLRLVGALVQWAASKSPRVRSVALRLALGNIHRPGALTPSVVLSLGLGLTLLVTLALIDGNLRRQISGSLPERAPNFFFVDIQSSDVDAFSALIGRQAPKGTLAKVPMLRGRVMALNGVDVGKVSVPAEGAWVLRGDRGLTYDAKMPANATLTQGTWWPDNYSGEPLVSFSAEEGRQIGLKLGDTVTVNVLGRNVTARIANFRQVEWETMGINFVMVFSPNTFAGAPHGWLATLTDKDATTADDARLLNAVTRAFPSVTTVRVKDALDIVNRLVGQLGTAIRAAAGVALVASVLVLAGALAAGNRARIHDAVVLKTLGATRSTLITAFSLEYVLIGLATAVFALAAGGVAAWFVVAHIMTLPSHFMPEVAVATILFALVITVGIGLAGTWRVLGHKAAPVLRNL, from the coding sequence ATGCCCCTGTCCCGGACGTTGAAGCTCGCGGTTCGCTTCTCGCTGCGCGAGATGCGCGGCGGCCTGTCCGGCTTCCTCATCTTCCTTGCCTGCATCGCGCTCGGCGTCGCCGCTATCGGCGGCGTCAATTCGGTGGCGCAGGCGATCACCGCCGGTGTCGCCAACCAGGGCCAGACGCTGCTTGGCGGCGACCTGCGCTTCCAACTCAACCAGCGCGACACGACGCCGGCCGAGCGCGGCTTCCTCAACGGACTGGGAGCGATTTCGCATAACGCCAGCATGCGCTCGATGGCGCGGCTGGAGGACGGTTCGGACCAGGCGCTGGTCGAGGCCAAGGCGGTCGACGATGCCTATCCGCTCTACGGCGCGCTGGCGACCGAGCCGGCGATGCCGCGCGAGGCGCTGTTTGCCGAAAGGTCCGGCGTCTTTGGCGCCGCCGCACCCGATTTGCTGTTCGACCGGCTGAAGCTCAAGCTGGGCGACCGGGTGAAGCTCGGCGGCGCGACGTTCGAGCTGCGCGCCCGGCTGGTCAGCGAGCCGGATGCGGTGTCCGACGGGTTCGGCTTCGCGCCGCGGCTGCTGGTCTCGACCGAAGGCCTTTCCGCCTCAGGCCTGGTCCAGCCGGGCAGCCTGGTCGAGAATGCCTACAAGATCCGCCTGCCCGCCGGCGCCAGCGAGGCCGACCTCAAGGCGATCCAGGACCAGGCGGCAAAGGCGTTTCCAGAGGCCGGCTGGTCGGTCCGCACGCGCAGCAACGCGGCACCGGCGCTCTCCTCCAACATCGAGCGCTTCTCGCAATTCCTGACGCTGGTCGGGCTGACGGCGCTGGTGGTCGGCGGCGTCGGCGTGGCGAACGCGGTGCGCGCCTATCTCGACGGCAAGCGCGGCGTCATCGCCACCTTCAAGAGCCTCGGCGCCTCGGGCGGCTTCGTCTTCACCGTCTATCTGGTGCAGATCCTGCTGATCGCCGGTCTCGGCATCGTCGCAGGCCTGATCCTTGGCGCGCTGATGCCGTTCGCGGCGAGCGCAGCCCTGCAGTCGGTCATTCCGGTGCCGGCGGAAGGCGGCTTCTACCCCGGCGCGCTTGCCATGGCGGCGCTGTTCGGCCTGCTGGTGACGCTGGCCTTCGCGCTGCTGCCGCTGGGGCGCGCCCGCGACGTGCCGGCAACGGCGCTGTTTCGCGAGATGGGTTTTGAGAGTCGCGGCTTTCCGCGCCTGCCCTATGTCGCGGCGGCGGTCGGCATCGCGCTCTTCCTGGCGGCGCTGGCCATCCTGTTTTCCGGCGACCGCCGCATCGCCTCGATCTTCGTCGGCGCCACGCTCTTTGCCTTCCTGGTGCTGCGCCTGGTCGGCGCACTGGTGCAATGGGCGGCCAGCAAGAGCCCGCGCGTCCGCTCCGTCGCGCTCAGGCTGGCGCTGGGCAACATCCACCGGCCGGGCGCCCTGACGCCCTCGGTGGTGCTGTCGCTCGGCCTCGGGCTGACGCTTCTGGTGACGCTGGCGCTGATCGACGGCAATCTCAGGCGCCAGATTTCCGGCAGCTTGCCGGAACGGGCGCCGAATTTCTTCTTCGTTGATATCCAGAGCAGCGATGTCGATGCGTTTTCCGCGCTGATCGGCAGGCAAGCGCCGAAGGGAACGCTGGCCAAGGTGCCGATGCTGCGCGGACGGGTGATGGCGCTGAACGGCGTCGATGTCGGCAAAGTGAGCGTGCCGGCGGAGGGCGCCTGGGTGCTGCGCGGCGACCGCGGCCTGACCTATGATGCGAAGATGCCCGCCAACGCGACGCTGACGCAAGGCACGTGGTGGCCGGACAATTATTCCGGCGAGCCCTTGGTGTCGTTCTCGGCCGAGGAGGGCCGGCAGATCGGGCTGAAGCTCGGCGACACCGTCACCGTCAATGTGCTTGGACGTAATGTGACGGCCAGGATCGCCAATTTCCGCCAGGTCGAATGGGAGACGATGGGCATCAATTTCGTCATGGTGTTCTCGCCCAACACTTTCGCCGGCGCCCCGCATGGCTGGCTGGCGACGCTGACCGACAAGGACGCCACCACCGCCGACGATGCACGGCTGCTCAACGCAGTGACGCGTGCTTTCCCCTCGGTGACGACGGTCCGGGTCAAGGACGCGCTCGATATCGTCAACCGGCTGGTGGGCCAGCTCGGCACGGCGATCCGCGCTGCCGCCGGCGTGGCGCTGGTCGCTTCGGTGCTGGTGCTTGCCGGCGCGCTTGCCGCCGGCAACCGGGCGCGCATCCACGACGCGGTGGTGCTGAAGACGCTTGGCGCGACGCGGAGCACGCTGATCACGGCCTTCTCGCTGGAATATGTGCTGATCGGCCTTGCCACCGCGGTCTTCGCGCTGGCGGCTGGCGGCGTGGCGGCCTGGTTCGTGGTCGCGCATATCATGACGCTGCCATCGCATTTCATGCCGGAAGTGGCGGTGGCGACGATCCTGTTTGCGCTGGTCATCACGGTCGGCATCGGCCTTGCCGGAACCTGGCGGGTGCTCGGCCACAAGGCGGCGCCGGTGCTGCGCAATCTCTGA
- the acnA gene encoding aconitate hydratase AcnA gives MSKSLDSFKCRRTLTAGGADYVYFDLTEAEKNGLAGIARLPYSMKVLLENLLRNEDGRSVTKESIQAVAGWLTDKGTAGVEIAYRPARVLMQDFTGVPAVVDLAAMRDGIKALGGDPEKINPLVPVDLVIDHSVIVDEFGTPMAFARNVELEYERNEERYKFLKWGQQAFRNFRVVPPGTGICHQVNLEYLGQVVWTNSEDGETTAYPDTCVGTDSHTTMINGLGVLGWGVGGIEAEAAMLGQPVSMLLPEVIGFRLTGRLKEGVTATDLVLTVTQMLRKKGVVGKFVEFFGPGLSNMTLADRATIGNMAPEYGATCGFFPVDGETIRYLTMSGRDENRIALVEAYSKAQGMWRDTGSADPVFTDLLELDLGDVVPSMAGPKRPEGRVALEGIPAGFAKAMETEYKKAAEISKRYAVEGTDHDLGHGDVVIAAITSCTNTSNPSVLIGAGLLARNANRVGLKQKPWVKTSLAPGSQVVAEYLEKSGLQKELDQIGFNLVGFGCTTCIGNSGPLPAPISKTINDKGLIAAAVLSGNRNFEGRVSPDVQANYLASPPLVVAHALAGTVTKDLTTEPLGEGRDGKPVYLKDIWPSSAEIQEFIEKNVTRELFARKYADVFKGDAYWQKVKAPEGQTYAWDDSSTYVQNPPYFAGMTSGFGKIGDIKGARVLGLFGDKITTDHISPAGSIKAASPAGKYLTEHGVGVADFNQYGTRRGNHEVMMRGTFANIRIRNHMLGENGREGGYTIHYPSKEEMSIYDAAMEYKKEGVPLVIFAGVEYGNGSSRDWAAKGTNLLGVRAVIAQSFERIHRSNLVGMGVIPFVFEDGTSWASLNLKGDELVEIDGLDAIKPRQKMTAKVTYGDGTVKNVPIICRIDTLDELDYFKNGGILQYVLRDLAA, from the coding sequence GTGTCAAAATCCCTCGATAGTTTCAAATGCCGCCGCACCCTGACCGCGGGTGGCGCGGACTATGTCTATTTCGACCTCACCGAGGCCGAGAAGAATGGCCTCGCCGGCATCGCCCGGCTGCCCTATTCGATGAAGGTTCTGCTGGAGAACCTGCTGCGCAACGAGGACGGCCGCTCCGTCACCAAGGAAAGCATCCAGGCGGTGGCCGGCTGGCTGACCGACAAGGGCACCGCCGGCGTCGAGATCGCCTATCGCCCGGCTCGCGTCCTGATGCAGGATTTCACCGGCGTTCCGGCGGTGGTCGACCTGGCCGCCATGCGCGACGGCATCAAGGCGCTCGGCGGCGACCCGGAAAAGATCAATCCGCTGGTGCCGGTCGACCTCGTCATCGACCATTCGGTGATCGTCGACGAGTTCGGCACGCCGATGGCATTCGCCCGCAATGTCGAGCTCGAATATGAGCGCAACGAGGAGCGCTACAAATTCCTGAAATGGGGCCAGCAGGCCTTCCGCAACTTCCGCGTCGTGCCGCCCGGCACCGGCATCTGCCACCAGGTCAACCTCGAATATCTCGGCCAGGTGGTGTGGACGAACAGCGAGGACGGCGAAACCACTGCCTATCCCGACACCTGCGTCGGCACCGATTCGCACACCACCATGATCAACGGTCTCGGCGTGCTCGGCTGGGGCGTCGGCGGCATCGAGGCCGAGGCGGCGATGCTCGGCCAGCCGGTCTCCATGCTGCTGCCCGAGGTCATCGGCTTCCGCCTCACCGGCAGGCTGAAGGAGGGCGTCACCGCCACCGACCTCGTCCTCACCGTCACCCAGATGCTGCGCAAGAAGGGCGTCGTCGGCAAGTTCGTCGAGTTCTTCGGCCCTGGCCTGTCCAACATGACGCTGGCCGACCGCGCCACCATCGGCAACATGGCGCCGGAATATGGCGCCACCTGCGGCTTCTTCCCGGTCGACGGCGAGACCATCCGCTACCTGACGATGTCCGGCCGCGACGAAAACCGCATCGCGCTGGTCGAGGCCTATTCTAAGGCGCAAGGCATGTGGCGCGACACAGGCTCGGCCGACCCGGTCTTCACCGACCTGCTCGAACTCGACCTCGGCGACGTCGTGCCGTCGATGGCCGGTCCGAAGCGGCCCGAGGGTCGCGTCGCACTCGAAGGCATTCCGGCCGGCTTCGCCAAGGCGATGGAGACCGAGTACAAGAAGGCCGCCGAGATATCCAAGCGCTACGCCGTCGAAGGCACCGACCACGATCTCGGCCATGGCGATGTCGTCATCGCCGCCATCACCTCGTGCACCAACACATCGAACCCGAGCGTGCTGATCGGCGCCGGCCTGCTCGCCCGCAACGCCAACCGCGTCGGGCTGAAGCAGAAGCCGTGGGTGAAGACCTCGCTGGCGCCGGGCAGCCAGGTGGTCGCCGAATATCTGGAGAAATCCGGCCTGCAGAAGGAGCTCGACCAGATCGGCTTCAACCTGGTCGGCTTCGGCTGCACCACCTGCATCGGCAATTCCGGCCCGCTGCCGGCGCCGATCTCCAAGACCATCAACGACAAGGGTCTGATCGCCGCCGCGGTGCTCTCCGGCAACCGCAATTTCGAAGGCCGCGTCTCGCCGGACGTGCAGGCGAACTATCTCGCCTCGCCGCCGCTGGTCGTCGCGCATGCGCTGGCCGGCACGGTGACCAAGGACCTGACCACCGAGCCGCTCGGCGAAGGCCGCGACGGCAAGCCGGTCTACCTCAAGGACATCTGGCCGAGCTCGGCCGAGATCCAGGAGTTCATCGAGAAGAACGTCACGCGCGAGCTGTTCGCCCGCAAATATGCCGACGTCTTCAAGGGCGATGCGTACTGGCAGAAGGTCAAGGCGCCGGAAGGCCAGACCTATGCCTGGGACGACAGCTCGACCTACGTCCAGAACCCGCCCTACTTCGCCGGCATGACCTCGGGCTTCGGCAAGATCGGCGACATCAAGGGCGCGCGAGTGCTCGGTCTATTCGGCGACAAGATCACCACCGACCACATCTCACCTGCAGGCTCGATCAAGGCGGCCTCGCCGGCCGGCAAGTACCTCACCGAGCATGGCGTCGGCGTCGCCGACTTCAACCAGTACGGCACGCGGCGCGGCAACCATGAGGTGATGATGCGCGGCACCTTCGCCAACATCCGCATCCGCAACCACATGCTGGGCGAGAACGGCCGCGAGGGCGGCTACACCATCCACTATCCCTCGAAGGAGGAGATGTCGATCTACGACGCCGCGATGGAGTACAAGAAGGAAGGCGTGCCGCTGGTCATCTTCGCCGGCGTCGAATACGGCAACGGCTCGTCGCGCGACTGGGCGGCCAAGGGCACGAACCTGCTTGGTGTCCGCGCGGTCATCGCCCAGTCCTTCGAGCGCATCCACCGCTCGAACCTGGTCGGCATGGGCGTCATCCCCTTCGTCTTCGAGGACGGCACCTCATGGGCCTCCCTCAACCTCAAGGGCGACGAACTGGTCGAGATCGACGGGCTGGACGCCATCAAGCCGCGCCAGAAGATGACCGCCAAGGTCACCTACGGTGACGGCACGGTGAAGAACGTCCCGATCATCTGCCGCATCGATACGCTGGATGAGCTCGATTACTTCAAGAACGGCGGCATCCTGCAATACGTGCTGCGCGACCTGGCCGCGTAG
- a CDS encoding DUF2794 domain-containing protein — translation MTDRGGSGTEDGDASAILIPLHEARRERLDQPVRFDRRELDQILRLYGRMVAANEWRDYAIDHLSDRAVFSVFRRASEVPLFQIVKDPKLARRQGAFSVIAAGGRILKRGQELGRVLGVFDSKLKVIEA, via the coding sequence ATGACCGATCGCGGTGGCAGTGGGACGGAGGATGGGGACGCATCCGCAATATTGATCCCGCTGCACGAGGCCCGACGAGAGCGCCTCGACCAGCCGGTGCGCTTTGATCGGCGCGAGCTCGATCAGATCCTCAGGCTCTATGGGCGCATGGTCGCCGCCAATGAATGGCGCGACTACGCCATCGACCATCTCTCCGACCGCGCTGTCTTTTCGGTCTTCCGTCGCGCCAGCGAGGTGCCGCTGTTTCAGATCGTCAAGGATCCGAAGCTGGCGCGCCGCCAGGGCGCCTTCTCCGTCATCGCCGCCGGCGGCCGCATCCTCAAGCGCGGCCAGGAGCTCGGCCGCGTGCTCGGCGTCTTTGATTCCAAGCTGAAGGTTATCGAGGCCTGA
- a CDS encoding IS1595 family transposase produces the protein MAQHFLLSAESRTLSLKEIYKGGEEKAYDTFKRLRWASTQGEPVCPKCGCLDHYDIPTRRKFKCAACGAQFSVTSGTIFASRKLSFVDLLAAICLFVNGAKGMSAVQFSRDLDVQYKTAFVLAHKLREALSAETKSETLEGEVEIDGAYFGGVVRPENRVEDRKDRRVKANQSDRRRVVIALRERAGRTLTFVRNREAEGVDIARARMLAGSKLFADEATHWDVPEGEFASTRINHSESYSDGHGKHTNMVESYFSRLRRMVAGQHHHVSHRYLYQYANHAAWLEDHRRRSNGGNAFALLGGALNHAVSRVWAGYWQR, from the coding sequence ATGGCACAGCACTTCCTCCTCTCCGCCGAAAGCCGCACCCTCTCTCTCAAAGAGATTTACAAGGGTGGCGAGGAAAAGGCTTACGACACATTCAAGCGCCTTCGCTGGGCTTCGACGCAAGGCGAGCCGGTTTGCCCGAAATGCGGGTGCCTGGATCACTACGACATTCCGACCCGTCGCAAGTTCAAGTGCGCCGCTTGCGGTGCGCAGTTCTCCGTTACGTCCGGCACGATCTTCGCCTCGCGCAAGCTGTCGTTTGTCGATCTGCTTGCCGCGATCTGCCTGTTCGTCAATGGCGCGAAGGGCATGTCGGCGGTCCAATTCTCCCGCGATCTGGACGTGCAGTACAAGACCGCCTTCGTGCTGGCTCACAAGCTGCGCGAAGCCCTGTCGGCTGAAACCAAGAGCGAAACCCTTGAAGGCGAAGTCGAGATCGACGGCGCTTACTTTGGTGGCGTGGTGCGCCCTGAGAACCGCGTAGAGGACCGCAAGGACCGTCGCGTGAAGGCGAACCAGTCAGACCGCCGCCGCGTTGTGATCGCCCTGCGCGAGCGCGCTGGCCGCACCCTGACCTTTGTCCGCAACCGCGAAGCCGAAGGCGTCGATATCGCCCGCGCTCGTATGCTGGCCGGTTCTAAGCTGTTTGCCGACGAGGCGACCCATTGGGACGTACCGGAAGGCGAGTTTGCGTCGACCCGCATCAACCACTCGGAAAGCTACAGCGACGGCCACGGCAAGCATACGAACATGGTGGAAAGCTATTTCAGCCGCCTTCGCCGGATGGTTGCTGGCCAGCACCACCACGTTTCGCACCGCTACCTCTACCAGTACGCCAATCATGCCGCATGGCTTGAGGATCACCGTCGCCGGTCGAATGGCGGCAACGCCTTCGCTCTGCTTGGTGGCGCGCTCAATCATGCCGTGAGTCGCGTTTGGGCTGGGTACTGGCAACGCTAG
- a CDS encoding transposase — MPIRLLITEGKASDKTIAPQLIEGLPPAKALVADKGYDSWPLVALIARTGGSANIPTRRHVKNKRGLM; from the coding sequence CTGCCCATCCGTTTGCTTATCACCGAGGGCAAGGCATCCGATAAGACCATCGCCCCGCAGCTGATTGAAGGGTTGCCGCCGGCAAAGGCGCTTGTCGCTGACAAAGGCTACGACAGCTGGCCGTTAGTTGCTCTCATTGCCAGAACCGGTGGCTCGGCCAACATTCCAACCCGCCGTCACGTCAAGAATAAACGCGGCCTTATGTAG
- a CDS encoding DUF1223 domain-containing protein — protein MAFAKPLRLAALALALSAFAGTALAGEPEKPQADRPQTDKPLGVVELFTSQGCSSCPPADEFFAELAGKENIVALAYHVNYWDYLGWQDTLSSKENTDRQYDYMRAFGSRSVYTPQAVINGRSHVNGASRKEVDGTLARLDRTGEGMRVGVKVSRTTDRVMIDAGDAGNGPNDAHVVIVYFDPPQMVKIGQGENSGRSLTYWNAVSDIQIAGMWHGKAQRYELPMTEIAKKAGCAVLLQSVGKDGMPGPILGAAFIRKPDRL, from the coding sequence ATGGCATTTGCAAAACCCTTGCGGCTCGCGGCACTGGCGCTGGCCCTGTCGGCATTTGCCGGCACGGCGCTGGCGGGCGAGCCCGAGAAGCCCCAGGCGGACAGACCGCAAACCGACAAACCGCTTGGCGTGGTCGAGCTTTTCACCAGCCAGGGCTGCAGCTCCTGCCCGCCGGCCGATGAGTTCTTTGCCGAGCTTGCCGGCAAGGAGAACATCGTCGCGCTCGCCTATCACGTCAACTACTGGGATTATCTCGGCTGGCAGGACACGCTAAGCAGCAAGGAAAACACCGACCGGCAGTATGACTATATGCGCGCCTTCGGCAGCCGCTCGGTCTACACGCCGCAAGCCGTGATCAACGGCCGCAGCCACGTCAACGGCGCCAGCCGCAAGGAAGTCGACGGCACGCTGGCGCGCCTCGACCGAACCGGCGAAGGCATGCGCGTCGGCGTCAAGGTCAGCCGCACCACCGACCGCGTCATGATCGATGCCGGCGATGCCGGCAACGGCCCGAACGACGCGCATGTGGTGATCGTCTATTTCGATCCGCCGCAGATGGTGAAGATCGGCCAGGGCGAGAACAGCGGCCGCAGCCTGACATATTGGAACGCCGTCTCCGACATCCAGATCGCCGGCATGTGGCATGGCAAGGCGCAGCGCTACGAACTGCCGATGACCGAAATCGCCAAGAAGGCCGGCTGTGCGGTGCTGCTGCAGTCGGTCGGCAAGGACGGCATGCCCGGCCCGATCCTCGGCGCCGCGTTCATCCGCAAGCCCGATCGTCTTTGA
- a CDS encoding IS5 family transposase (programmed frameshift), whose amino-acid sequence MARYDLSETEWQIVEPLLPPHGLGKKRVDDRRVVNGIFYVLRTGSPWRDLPERYGPYTTVYNRFNRWAKRGVWLAMFEALAAKSPQSLHLIDSSIIRAHQHAAGGKKGVRITIGRSHGGLSTKVHALVDQDGLPIRLLITEGKASDKTIAPQLIEGLPPAKALVADKGYDSWPLVALIARTGGSANIPTRRHVKNKRVVPPELYRERNRIERFFCRLKQFRRAATRFDKLARNYLAILNLASLRIWLRHVESTP is encoded by the exons ATGGCACGCTACGATCTAAGCGAGACGGAATGGCAAATCGTGGAGCCGCTTCTGCCGCCGCACGGTTTGGGCAAGAAGCGGGTCGATGATCGGCGGGTGGTAAATGGCATATTTTACGTTTTGAGGACCGGATCGCCTTGGCGCGATCTGCCCGAACGGTATGGCCCCTACACCACGGTCTACAATCGCTTCAACCGCTGGGCCAAGAGAGGTGTCTGGTTGGCGATGTTTGAAGCCCTGGCGGCTAAGTCACCACAGTCTTTGCACTTAATCGACAGTTCGATAATCCGCGCTCACCAGCATGCCGCGGGCGGTAAAAAGGGGGTCCGGATAACG ATTGGCCGTTCTCATGGCGGACTAAGCACCAAGGTTCATGCCCTTGTCGATCAGGATGGTCTGCCCATCCGTTTGCTTATCACCGAGGGCAAGGCATCCGATAAGACCATCGCCCCGCAGCTGATTGAAGGGTTGCCGCCGGCAAAGGCGCTTGTCGCTGACAAAGGCTACGACAGCTGGCCGTTAGTTGCTCTCATTGCCAGAACCGGTGGCTCGGCCAACATTCCAACCCGCCGTCACGTCAAGAATAAACGTGTGGTTCCGCCAGAGCTCTACCGGGAGCGCAACCGCATCGAACGCTTCTTCTGCAGGCTCAAGCAATTCCGCCGGGCCGCAACCCGCTTTGACAAGCTCGCACGCAACTACCTGGCCATCCTCAATCTCGCATCGCTCCGAATATGGCTGCGACACGTTGAGTCCACGCCCTAG